One Lacunisphaera limnophila DNA window includes the following coding sequences:
- a CDS encoding PQQ-binding-like beta-propeller repeat protein → MLTRIPWLILALAGLTALALPAQPAPAADPILGRWTGTVGSPQGEQAEIGFEFRSDGQGGLTFRFHFPAMFLHGVEVGAPVKADGTGRYTTPFFDTRFRLEEDRLTGTFTAAELPLALTRGGDFPPRPPRAVHPPAPAALWRYRLGVGTWAPPVAADGVVYVGGGDGRFHAVRTADGIAAWVWRGRTPIDGRATLDDTSVYFLDTSFHLVALDRMTGALRWRLPLHNEFLAGGSAPANPTFNHRAATPLLHDGTLYVGSSDGGFYAVNPDTGTVRWRHEAGAPVYSGAGLVDADTLLYGTMDGSIVQLDLRTRRELLRLHTGGGVVTTPLVVADRIVAGSRDYQLHAFHRDGRPAWRFSAWFSWIESTPVLRDGLLYLGGSDFARVSAIDPVTGQSRWSTVVHGMSWGSPLVTERHVFAGTVNQNLAGTMIDHEAGLVKLDRATGAIRWRLILPKAPAGRFSGYAGGPVLVGGKVVVAGLDGFLSAYPEG, encoded by the coding sequence ATGCTGACTCGCATCCCTTGGTTGATCCTGGCCCTGGCCGGCCTCACCGCCCTCGCGCTCCCCGCCCAGCCCGCTCCGGCGGCCGATCCGATCTTGGGCCGGTGGACCGGGACGGTGGGTTCGCCGCAGGGTGAGCAGGCGGAGATCGGCTTCGAGTTTAGGTCGGACGGTCAGGGTGGTCTCACGTTTCGGTTTCACTTCCCGGCGATGTTTCTGCACGGGGTCGAGGTGGGCGCGCCCGTGAAGGCGGACGGGACGGGTCGGTACACGACTCCTTTCTTTGATACGCGGTTCCGGCTGGAGGAGGACCGTCTGACGGGGACATTCACGGCCGCGGAACTGCCGCTGGCGCTGACCCGGGGCGGCGACTTCCCGCCGCGCCCACCGCGGGCGGTGCACCCCCCGGCGCCGGCGGCCCTCTGGCGCTACCGGCTGGGGGTGGGCACCTGGGCGCCACCGGTCGCCGCCGACGGCGTGGTGTATGTGGGGGGCGGTGACGGGCGTTTTCACGCCGTGCGGACGGCCGACGGCATCGCCGCCTGGGTCTGGCGCGGCCGCACGCCGATTGACGGGCGCGCGACGCTGGATGACACCTCCGTGTACTTTCTCGACACCAGCTTCCATCTCGTCGCGCTGGACCGGATGACCGGGGCCCTGCGCTGGCGGCTGCCCCTGCACAACGAATTTCTCGCCGGGGGCTCCGCCCCGGCCAACCCCACCTTCAATCACCGGGCGGCTACGCCGTTGCTGCACGACGGCACCCTCTACGTGGGTTCAAGTGACGGCGGGTTCTACGCCGTCAACCCGGACACCGGCACCGTGCGCTGGCGGCACGAGGCCGGGGCTCCCGTGTATTCCGGCGCCGGGCTGGTGGACGCGGACACGCTGTTGTATGGCACCATGGACGGGTCCATCGTGCAGCTCGATCTCCGGACGCGCCGGGAGTTGCTCCGCCTGCACACCGGGGGTGGCGTGGTCACCACGCCGCTGGTCGTGGCGGATCGCATCGTGGCCGGCAGCCGCGATTATCAGTTGCACGCCTTTCACCGGGATGGCCGTCCGGCCTGGCGATTCTCAGCCTGGTTCTCGTGGATTGAATCCACGCCGGTGCTGCGGGACGGCCTGCTCTACCTCGGGGGCTCCGATTTTGCGCGGGTCAGCGCCATCGATCCCGTCACCGGCCAGTCCCGCTGGAGCACGGTGGTGCACGGGATGAGCTGGGGTTCACCGCTCGTGACGGAGCGGCATGTCTTTGCCGGCACGGTGAATCAAAATCTGGCGGGCACGATGATCGATCATGAGGCGGGCCTGGTGAAACTGGACCGCGCGACCGGGGCGATCCGGTGGCGGCTCATCCTGCCGAAGGCCCCGGCCGGCCGGTTTTCCGGCTATGCCGGCGGCCCGGTGCTCGTCGGCGGCAAAGTGGTGGTCGCCGGCTTGGACGGATTTCTTTCCGCCTACCCCGAGGGTTGA
- a CDS encoding TonB-dependent receptor domain-containing protein, which produces MNTKHTPGGWGQARLAARVLSVLAATAALAQQTAVPTSAEGDPKTVHLEKFVVTGSYIPYSVDAPAVPVTMVGIDDIKDTGETDLLEVLRKAVPQFVGNANMGAQNSSIGGGDTNGGSRLSLRNVQTLVLINGRRAAFAPVSATGGYDFVDVNAIPVAAVESIEVLKDGASALYGSDAVSGVVNIILKKNYQGAEVGGRYRFADTLLGTWEERSAHFATGVSNDTTAITLTFEWARTDPLFQNEKAFSRSQTGKTSAYPGVLTTFGFLGSANPGVYRLVAGKVPPAGAGLTFDQLVAQGIYERQGSVNFNSQFNISEYVTLALGSERRAFTTALSHKLTNHIELFGDLLYAQTDTFLQLAAQPIFGMPITAENVTDLGLGIGFTDPTHPTNPSSEYAYVRNRFVTNPRKYYNETHSLRGLLGLRGEVGENYRWEVAANLNQIKQDYRNANVIARVNLVNAIDNGIINLFARDQAAGAFEQGNVFGTAFSKNTSTLHSFDARVVGEIPDVLPAGPIGFAVGAETRRETLEARPDAGSYTINDLNDPLNGNPVAWDGATTTDPFDVTRTVDSYYAEVRVPLARDAQAIPGVKALDLDLAVRQDKYSDADAPAVPKFSLRWMPFNDEFVVRATYSESFTAPSLYSLFGPTPIGSSDDLSALVFRNGLDASDIDQAAARTLTSSAAVAQGFASELLQPEKADIYNLGIVWSPRGLRGFSAELTYFKIDQVGIAGVQSDVDILQSVEDEGAASEFANRVRIGSFNGAPVTSVGQMGAIYGQFGSMSPVFISNYAENLVAASQDGVDLTLNYNLNLESIGRFDLSLTTMWFNEFSVEGDDFVGTTNGRSVLNGGTIPRWTGTLFATYSRASWRAGFTIRHVPSVTDETAALTETNPTRDQHVESYTQVDAHLGYEFRGGRGLFSAVDGLTVRVGATNLFDRAPPSAAASWTDHNADTQTYSAIGRTLYVDLSLKF; this is translated from the coding sequence ATGAATACCAAACACACTCCGGGCGGGTGGGGTCAGGCGCGGCTTGCCGCGCGGGTCCTGTCTGTCCTCGCGGCGACCGCCGCCTTGGCCCAGCAAACCGCCGTCCCGACCTCCGCGGAGGGCGACCCCAAGACCGTCCATCTGGAAAAGTTCGTGGTGACCGGCTCGTACATCCCGTACTCCGTCGATGCCCCCGCCGTGCCGGTTACGATGGTGGGGATCGATGACATCAAGGACACCGGCGAGACGGACCTGCTCGAGGTGTTGCGCAAGGCCGTGCCGCAGTTCGTGGGCAACGCGAACATGGGTGCGCAGAATTCCAGCATCGGCGGCGGCGACACCAACGGCGGTTCCCGTCTCTCGCTCCGTAACGTGCAGACCCTGGTGCTGATCAACGGCCGTCGCGCCGCCTTCGCACCGGTCTCGGCGACCGGCGGTTATGACTTCGTGGACGTGAACGCCATCCCCGTCGCAGCCGTGGAGTCCATCGAGGTGCTGAAGGACGGCGCCTCCGCCCTCTACGGCTCGGATGCCGTCTCCGGCGTGGTGAACATCATCCTGAAGAAGAACTACCAAGGCGCGGAAGTGGGCGGGCGTTACCGCTTCGCCGACACGCTCCTCGGCACCTGGGAGGAGCGTTCCGCGCATTTCGCCACCGGCGTGTCGAATGACACGACCGCGATCACCCTCACCTTTGAATGGGCGCGCACCGACCCGCTCTTCCAGAACGAGAAGGCCTTTTCGCGCAGCCAGACCGGCAAGACCAGCGCCTATCCGGGCGTGCTGACGACCTTCGGGTTCCTCGGCTCCGCCAATCCCGGTGTCTATCGCCTCGTCGCGGGGAAGGTGCCGCCGGCCGGCGCCGGCCTCACCTTCGACCAGCTCGTCGCGCAGGGCATCTACGAGCGGCAGGGCAGCGTGAACTTCAACTCGCAGTTCAATATCTCGGAGTACGTGACGCTCGCGCTCGGCAGCGAGCGCCGGGCCTTCACCACGGCCCTGTCGCACAAGCTGACCAACCACATCGAGCTCTTCGGCGACTTGCTCTACGCCCAGACCGACACCTTCCTGCAGCTCGCCGCCCAGCCGATCTTCGGCATGCCGATCACAGCCGAGAATGTCACCGACCTCGGACTGGGCATCGGTTTCACCGACCCGACGCATCCGACCAACCCGTCCAGCGAGTATGCGTATGTGCGCAACCGGTTCGTGACGAACCCGCGCAAGTACTACAATGAGACCCATTCCCTCCGCGGCCTGCTCGGCCTGCGCGGCGAGGTCGGCGAAAATTACCGCTGGGAGGTCGCGGCGAACCTGAACCAGATCAAGCAGGACTATCGCAACGCCAACGTCATCGCCCGCGTGAATCTCGTCAACGCCATCGACAACGGCATCATCAACCTCTTCGCCCGGGATCAGGCCGCGGGCGCCTTTGAGCAAGGCAACGTCTTCGGCACGGCCTTCTCGAAGAACACCAGCACGCTGCACAGCTTCGACGCCCGCGTGGTGGGCGAGATTCCCGACGTGTTGCCCGCCGGCCCGATCGGCTTCGCCGTCGGCGCTGAGACCCGGCGTGAGACCCTGGAGGCCCGGCCGGACGCCGGCAGCTACACGATCAACGACCTCAACGACCCGCTGAACGGCAACCCCGTCGCGTGGGACGGCGCCACCACGACCGATCCGTTCGACGTGACCCGGACGGTCGACTCCTATTATGCCGAGGTGCGCGTGCCGCTCGCCCGCGACGCCCAGGCCATCCCCGGTGTGAAGGCGCTCGATCTCGACCTCGCCGTCCGCCAGGACAAATACAGCGATGCCGACGCCCCGGCCGTGCCGAAGTTCTCCCTCCGCTGGATGCCGTTCAACGACGAGTTCGTGGTCCGCGCCACCTACTCGGAGTCTTTCACCGCCCCGAGCCTGTACTCGCTCTTCGGGCCGACGCCCATCGGTTCCTCCGACGACCTCTCGGCCCTGGTCTTCCGGAACGGGCTCGACGCCTCGGACATCGACCAGGCCGCGGCTCGCACGCTGACCAGCTCCGCCGCCGTGGCCCAGGGCTTTGCCAGCGAGCTGCTGCAGCCGGAGAAGGCCGACATCTATAACCTCGGCATCGTGTGGTCGCCCCGCGGCCTGCGCGGTTTCTCGGCCGAGCTGACCTACTTCAAGATCGACCAGGTGGGCATCGCCGGCGTCCAGAGCGACGTGGATATCCTCCAGAGCGTTGAGGACGAGGGTGCGGCCTCGGAGTTCGCCAACCGCGTGCGCATCGGCAGCTTCAACGGCGCGCCGGTCACGAGCGTCGGTCAGATGGGCGCGATCTACGGCCAGTTCGGCTCGATGTCCCCGGTGTTCATCTCGAACTATGCCGAGAACCTGGTGGCCGCCTCGCAGGATGGCGTGGACCTGACCCTCAACTACAACCTGAACCTCGAGTCCATCGGCCGCTTCGACCTCTCGTTGACGACCATGTGGTTCAATGAGTTCTCCGTCGAGGGGGACGATTTCGTCGGCACCACCAACGGCCGTTCCGTCCTCAACGGCGGCACGATCCCGCGGTGGACCGGCACGCTGTTCGCGACGTACAGCCGCGCCAGCTGGCGCGCGGGTTTCACGATCCGCCATGTCCCGAGCGTGACCGATGAAACCGCCGCCCTGACGGAGACCAACCCGACGCGCGACCAGCACGTCGAGTCGTACACCCAGGTGGATGCCCACCTGGGTTATGAGTTCCGCGGGGGCCGCGGCCTGTTCTCGGCGGTCGACGGCCTCACGGTCCGCGTCGGCGCGACCAACCTGTTTGACCGGGCGCCGCCCTCGGCCGCCGCGTCGTGGACCGACCATAACGCCGACACCCAGACCTATAGCGCCATCGGTCGCACGCTCTACGTCGACCTGAGCCTCAAGTTCTGA
- a CDS encoding LytR/AlgR family response regulator transcription factor encodes MTTTATALIRTLIVDDEVLARQNVEALLRSDPDISVVAQAGNGLQAVEAIREHRPDLVFLDVQMPGISGFEVLARLPATLMPQVVFVTAHDQFALQAFEVHAVDYVLKPFNRARFAAALGRAKAAVRSLDREELARRLSDIMVALQRLKASGATEEGIATARPREEDQRLFIRCDGEIHMLAPGDILWIESDGDYVRLHSTDKSRFVRMSLQKMMERLDPKHFVRIHRSTIVNLRHMKKAGPALYGEYSVELSNGMKLRVSRTFVHELKAHL; translated from the coding sequence ATGACCACCACCGCGACCGCCCTCATCCGCACCCTGATCGTGGACGACGAAGTCCTTGCCCGGCAAAACGTCGAGGCCCTGCTCCGCTCCGATCCGGATATCTCGGTCGTCGCCCAGGCGGGCAACGGCCTGCAGGCCGTCGAGGCCATCCGGGAACACCGGCCGGACCTGGTCTTCCTTGATGTGCAGATGCCGGGCATCTCCGGCTTTGAGGTGCTGGCCCGGCTCCCGGCCACGCTCATGCCGCAGGTGGTGTTCGTGACCGCCCACGACCAGTTTGCCCTGCAGGCCTTCGAGGTCCACGCGGTTGACTATGTGCTCAAGCCCTTCAACCGCGCCCGCTTCGCCGCCGCGCTGGGCCGCGCCAAGGCCGCGGTGCGCAGCCTCGACCGCGAGGAACTGGCCCGCCGGCTCAGCGACATCATGGTCGCGCTCCAGCGCCTCAAGGCCAGCGGCGCCACCGAGGAGGGTATCGCCACCGCGCGTCCCCGCGAGGAGGACCAGCGCCTGTTCATCCGCTGCGACGGCGAGATCCACATGCTCGCGCCCGGCGACATCCTCTGGATCGAGTCCGACGGCGATTACGTGCGCCTGCACTCGACCGACAAGTCGCGTTTTGTGCGCATGTCGCTGCAGAAGATGATGGAGCGGCTCGACCCCAAGCATTTCGTGCGCATCCACCGCTCCACGATCGTGAACCTGCGCCACATGAAGAAAGCCGGTCCGGCCCTCTATGGCGAATACAGCGTCGAGCTCAGCAACGGCATGAAGCTGCGTGTCAGCCGGACCTTCGTCCACGAGCTGAAGGCGCACCTCTAG
- a CDS encoding sensor histidine kinase, with the protein MSARGWFGTWLRDWRIWGGLWLAGLLVLAGLLLWDARSWLAGAPDASFRATRLHQWPLSLLWWVLLPAVLWLQHRLTRLDRHWPWAIALHTLMAGLITGLFILLAAIRLLVANHLPWSFLPVILHDLRGVGRWDYTPLIIYFMGVTVLYAVGYHRQWRAGQLLTGELRVANARLETRLVRASLDALKMQLHPHFLFNTLNSITSLIRNDRTREAEDVVAGLGELLRRALEHRQEALDTLEHELEFLRRYFEIESIRFQDRLQVEYDIAPECLSALVPCLMLQPLAENAMKHGISRDPTARLLRISARRDQGRLELTVDNDGPPLPRDELVAATGIGVQNTRTRLHMLYGDEARFELRDQPPRGVRARLILPFTLPPAP; encoded by the coding sequence ATGAGCGCGCGGGGCTGGTTCGGAACCTGGCTGCGGGACTGGCGGATCTGGGGCGGGCTTTGGCTGGCCGGTCTGCTGGTGCTGGCCGGTCTGCTGCTGTGGGATGCGCGGTCCTGGCTGGCGGGCGCGCCGGATGCCTCGTTCCGCGCCACCCGCCTGCACCAGTGGCCGTTGTCCCTGCTCTGGTGGGTCTTGCTCCCGGCCGTGCTCTGGCTGCAACACCGGCTCACGCGGCTCGACCGGCACTGGCCGTGGGCCATCGCGTTGCACACCCTGATGGCCGGCCTGATCACGGGCCTGTTCATCCTCCTTGCGGCCATCCGCCTGCTTGTGGCCAACCACCTGCCTTGGTCCTTCCTGCCCGTGATCCTGCACGACCTGCGGGGCGTGGGCCGGTGGGACTACACGCCGCTGATCATCTACTTCATGGGGGTCACTGTGCTCTATGCCGTCGGCTACCACCGCCAATGGCGCGCCGGGCAGCTGCTCACCGGCGAGCTGCGCGTGGCCAACGCCCGGCTCGAGACCCGCCTCGTCCGCGCCAGCCTCGATGCGCTGAAGATGCAGCTGCACCCGCACTTCCTCTTCAACACGCTCAACTCCATCACCAGCCTCATCCGCAACGACCGCACACGCGAGGCGGAGGACGTGGTGGCCGGCCTGGGCGAACTCCTGCGCCGCGCGCTGGAGCACCGGCAAGAAGCCCTGGACACCCTCGAGCACGAGCTGGAATTCCTGCGCCGCTATTTTGAAATCGAGAGCATCCGGTTCCAGGACCGGTTGCAGGTCGAATACGACATCGCCCCCGAGTGCCTGTCCGCGCTCGTGCCCTGCCTCATGCTCCAGCCGCTGGCGGAGAACGCCATGAAACACGGCATCTCGCGCGATCCCACGGCCCGCCTGCTGCGCATCAGCGCGCGGCGCGACCAGGGACGACTGGAACTTACGGTCGACAACGACGGTCCCCCTCTGCCCCGCGACGAACTGGTGGCGGCCACCGGCATCGGCGTGCAAAACACCCGTACCCGGTTGCACATGCTCTACGGCGACGAAGCCCGCTTTGAGCTCCGCGACCAGCCGCCGCGCGGCGTCCGCGCCCGGCTCATCCTCCCCTTCACCCTCCCCCCTGCGCCATGA